The following are from one region of the Oncorhynchus masou masou isolate Uvic2021 unplaced genomic scaffold, UVic_Omas_1.1 unplaced_scaffold_7783, whole genome shotgun sequence genome:
- the LOC135537434 gene encoding uncharacterized protein LOC135537434 has translation MPTTRVIKQKPVIETKTRVVEVKTKPVETKPGSTTQHKVAAPRKPRASSCPRCIHSDRCETMKTQQQVKLCAPRCDRRARSTSTAPKSTLSSSKSAVLCQKPTATSPKSTVTSSKSKEASQARQEEERTSRPRAHYAIQSHKAFTVIPPNPKKRIEIQQKAEAELAALEDLRLSRATPYVSIDPSSVGETWLQIVTPDNVI, from the exons ATGCCGACCACAAGGGTCATCAAGCAAAAGCCTGTTATTGAAACGAAAACAAGAGTCGTCGAAGTGAAAACGAAACCGGTTGAAACGAAACCAGGTTCGACAACTCAACACAAAGTCGCAGCTCCTCGCAAACCGCGGGCGTCGAGCTGTCCCAGATGTATCCATAGCGACCGATGCGAGACCATGAAGACCCAGCAGCAGGTCAAGCTGTGCGCTCCCAGGTGCGATAGGAGAGCGAGATCAACCTCCACCGCTCCCAAATCAACACTCTCCTCTTCGAAATCAGCTGTGCTCTGTCAAAAACCAACAGCCACGTCTCCAAAATCAACTGTAACTTCTTCAAAGTCTAAAGAAGCATCTCAGGCGAGGCAAGAAGAGGAACGGACTTCGAGACCCAGGGCGCACTATGCAATTCAGAG TCACAAAGCTTTCACGGTCATCCCTCCTAACCCCAAGAAAAGAATAGAGATCCAGCAAA AGGCGGAGGCAGAGCTGGCAGCTTTGGAAGATCTGAGGCTGAGCAGAGCCACACCCTATGTCTCCATTGACCCCAGCAGTGTTGGTGAGACATGGCTACAGATTGTAAcaccagataatgtgatttaA